AAATCCATTCACTATCTAAATAAACTGATCACATGGATTAAAACATGAAAAGGCTTATTTTAACTGGTTAACTCAAATTCATCAATATCCACCTAAGTGTGGTAGATGTCATGCAAAAAGAAACCTTAGTGAAATGTACTCTAATGTACTAGAATGAAATAGAGATTCACACTTTTTCTGGGTGAAAGAAGGCATGCACGTTCTGGGTTTAAGGTCTTGGTGCTGGGCTTTAGGCGGCAGACAGTGAAATAGAATAATTTGCATCTAAGATagaaattttagggcttccctggtggcgcagtggttgagaatctgcctgctgatgcaggggacacgggttcgagccctggtctgggaggatcccacatgccacagagtggctgggcccgtgagccacaactactgagcctgtgcgtctggagcctgtgctccacaataagaaagaccgcaatagtgagaggccctcacactgcgatgaagagtgcccccgcttgccacaactagagaaagcccttgcacagaaatgaagacccaacacagcaaaaataaataaattaataaactgaaggtgTCTTGTAGGCACAGactattaagaaaaatagaaattttaccATCTGTgcttaattattaaaaagaatgacagcATTGTTTGCAAACAAGCTGCATGTCTGACAACCTCTTGGTAGACAGAGGTTATCTGCACAATAAGTAGGAAtaaaaacactgatttaaaaaGATGTCCAAGTCTCAACTAAAAACCCAGAAATTTCTATTGAGTCAATTTATATTTGTTGTCAGGCTTACTTTAGAATAATAGTGTTTAGCTGTTGCTTCATCCTTTGTGATACCCAAGCCAAGCTGCAGACACCGTGCGTGGTAGAAAGAGGCCATGGCCATGCCTCTGCTGATGAATTCTGGGAGACAGTCCGTGACCTGGGCTATCGTGGGGATGTCATAAATCTCATCGTAGTCAGCAATCCTGTTACAACATCCAgttgtgaaattaaaaacagtatcagttacagtttacatttttataaacatgCCCAGAAACTGTCCATGTGCCCCAAGTGGTTTCTCTATTATTTCTACCAGTTGGAGAACAAAATTGTTTGCTCTGTGGTGAAGGGTAAATAGAACAGTCAACTAACACCAGAAGAAGAGGAACTAACTGCAGTGGTTACTATATGGCTTCCTAGGATTATACTGGTCAGGCTTaataaccactaaaaaaaaactaagtttaaaatattacaagaacttgggcttccctggtggcgcggtggttgagagtctgcctgccaatgcaggggacgcgggttcgtgccccggtccgggaggatcccacatgccacggagcggctgggcccgtgagccatggccgctgagcctgtgcgtccggagcctgtgctccgcaacgggagaggccacaacagtgagaggcctgcgtaccgcaaaaaaaaaaaaaaaaaaaaaaaaaaaaaaaaaaaatatatatatatatatatatatatattacaagaACTCATCACTTTGCAGATTTAAACAATGGGAAAAAAGCATTTTTCTATCCCTTTGGGTATTTAAACATCAACCTTGAATTTGGACTTTAGTCACACAGGACCAGAAAACACATTAATAAACTTACACATCTATGATAATGGGCAATAAAAAGTCCTCTATAACCCAGATACAGCAATGGAGAACTACATGAAAACAAGTCAACTCCACGTCAGCCGTAATACTGTGGGAAATAGGAACATGGAAagttccaaaattttttaaagaactgtttgAAGTCTTAGTTTTAACCATATGGGCACTAGAGGATTTGAGACATCAGAGACCACACCTTTAAGTGGCCTGCTGCCTGGAGGCCATGATGTTGGGGAGGAGAGGGTAAAAGCAATTCCTTCATCCTTCAGTGTGGATGTCTGCCTCAcactgggctcggggagaggggaACCTGTGGGCTCCGTGGGAGGGGCATTATTGGGAGGGAAATGGCAGCATGGCCTTATAGCCATTTTAGAGGACACTCAGGTCTGTTGCATTTGTACATTGTGGGTAAATGCAGGAAAGTAAATGGCCTCAGAGAAGAGAAATTTCCATATAATTTATGTTAGTGTTGGAGTCTTTTATCCATTCTCATTGTGCAGTCCTCATCAAGCTATATTGTAATTGTGCAGTTATAGAACCTATGGCTAAGGGTGtaggaaaaaaagtttaatatttcTCATGTGCCAAGCTGTGTTAAACTCTttatattcactattttttttaaatcaagaagaaaatactTCTGCAGGATTACAAAAGAACAATTGATGCCCCAAAAGTTAAACGTGTGTAAGATTACTTAGATGGTATACAGAGCAAATAGCACTGAAGTTCTGCACCCTAACAGAGGtactatccaatatggtagccaggAGCTACGTGtggctattaaaattaaaacccaaTGAAAAGTACAAGTTCAGTCCTCAGTTGCACTGGCCACACTGCAAGTACCAATAGCCATCATTTCCAATACTGCAGTGAGTTCTATTAAACAGACCTGGCATAGAACATCTAGTAAGAGTTTTTGTAAATACTTTTATCCAGCTTACTCACCTTTTGGAAAATGCAGCACATTTTGTAAAAAATTTCATCTTATAGTAATACTCCACGAGATTCCCTTGAGCGTAGACATTTCCACGCTCTGCTGCTTCCCTCAAGCAATGCAGGGCAGCCTCGGTATCCTGGTGGATGCCTTGTCCATAAAAGTACATGAGCCCAAGCGCACCCTGGGATTCCAGGTTTCCATTGCCACAAGCTTCTGAATGCCAATAAAATGCCTAGGAGAAAGCACAATTCCCTAGTATTCACAAGGTGGATTATAAATGGAATATCTCTATAAGATAGTACTATTAATTCATCTCTAGGACACCGTTCTAACCCCCTGAATGTATGTCAGACTAGCACCAACGTCGCATGCCTGAGAGAGGGTGCTGAGGGGAGCCCGCCCGTTGTCTGCCCACAGTATAGGCGAGGTCACTGGCTCGAGCTCAGCTGTTCAGGTTTCAGGATTTTCAGATTTTCCAGAGGAAGGACCAAAAAGGTGGGAAATAGGAACCAAGCGTCTGAAAGGCTTTGTAATGAGGCGCAGCAAGGAGAGGAGAGCAGCTGATGTGAGATTGCAGCCATCTCTCAGATCCTCTTGGAGCTCCAACAGGATCAAAGAAAACCAAGGATAAAAACCTGCATGTGGTCCAAGCACGTTTGCTCAATACTCAGCTACAGTGAATCTGAGTTAGTCCAAACCGATTTCCAAGTAGCTGCTCAGTTATCTGACAAGGATCTTGGGGGTTATGTGACTCCTACAAGTTTGCCTTTAACGCCTCATTTCCTTCTCCCTGTAAGATTTCTTGGAAAGGGTTTTCCATCATTGGTGATTAAAGAGGTTGTACTGACTCTCCCTCCTTTTACCTTTTATGGcagaatattttatatgtgtgcTTTTTATAGCATACAAAGTGCTCACATCCGTGGTCTCCTTTGGTAGAGGCAGGGAAGGCAGCATTCATAGTTGAGGAAGGGTGAAATGAGCTTGGAGATCCTAAAATGTAAGCTTTCTTTACATTGAAAGAAATGTAAGAGATATTCAGACTACATACTTACTCCTCACCAAATATTAATCTACACAGGATGCTAGGATTTAAACAAATCACTGTTACCTTCTCTAACTCTCTGGGTTCCTTTGTTGAGTAATACAATCCTAGGATACTTTGAGCCTTCACACTAGCTTTTGGATTTCCATTGTCTGCAGCAAAAAGCCACAGTCTAGAAGAGAAGGGCAAGGCAAGTTATTCTTTGTTTAAAGcatttgattaaaacaaaaatcttgttCTCAAGTCAGATTACCTTTCAGCTTCCTCGTCTGATTGTTTAACGCCTTTTCCTTCATAATAAGCTCTTCCAAGGTTGTAAGCTGCTGCAAATTGTAAGTGTCTTGCTTTGGGACACGAAGAATCAacaattttcttcatatattccactcctttttccttccacaaaggaaaagaacaaaacagaaagtccTAGTTTAGTTTTACCCAAGTTAAGTTTTCTCCCAATAATGCTGTAAAGCGTTCACCCTCCGACATGAGGTAGAATGTCATGAGTCTATACCTAACAGGTATGGTTGTCCTGGACTCTGCAGGGCTAGAAATAAGTCAAAGTCCATCTCCTGGCTCAGCGTTCCCAGGAGCTCTGGGATATAAAGCATTCCCTTCATTTTATAGCTTCCACATTTGCATTACCTCTCAATATggtttccttcttctctcctcatAGCCCCTATTCTGAATCGGCACAGTTCTTAGAACTTATAGTGTAAAAATAGCCAGTAACTTCCACATTTTTAATCCTTACAGGACACATGTGAGCCCCaaactctgtcttttctcttcaaGCACGCTTTCCCTAGCAGTGCTCGGTGATAAATTTATGTCTACTACACTCATCTTCATATGACATCTGCATAGTCACAAAACACAGAGGACGTTCTAACCACCAACAAAAGGCTTTCCTGCCTCCAAAAACCCAGACACAAATTGTTTACTAGACTATGTTCCTCTTGTCCAACGCACAGCAAGCCAAAATGCTGAGCCCACGAGGTTTGCAGCAAAGAGGGTTTACAAGGCAGCCAAGCAGGAGATgggagaacaaatctcaaatccgcctccccaaaggcaaggaGCTCGGGGTATTTAtaggataaagaagaaagcagCGGGCAGTTGGAGGTGTGGGAAGCGTGGAGAAAGGCGATTGGAAAAAGGTGCGGGAATCTTTGCACAGGTGTAACTAAGCTATAGGCCTCTGCACGTTCAAAAAGTCACTAAGCAACAGACACGCATGCCCAGTTGAAGGGTCGGTGGTTCtatccagtcttaaccagctcagctcaaactagacacagctgactccaagttcctagAAAACAACTCGGGCAAACATCTTGTTTAGACTACATGCTGCTTGGAGCACATGAGAGTCTTAAAAAACCACCTTGATTACTGAAGGCAGGTGAAGTGGATTTGACCCACGGTTTCAGTCCCCCCTTGCTTTTTGATCATTCCTCAACTCTTGAGGAAAAAGGGTGAGGACAGATCTGGCTAATTCCTGCTGATAAGGGGCATAGGCGCAACAGGGGCTTGAGGAATCAAACTATTTAGCACTCATTTGAGAATATTCTCTTGTTCCTGGTTTCAAGTTAACATTTTGATCCCAAATACCACTTATGCGCCAGCTGTCAAGGCATTCATAGGCCCAAGATTGGTAATAAAAACTGTAGACAAATAGGTACGGGGTGGGGCAAATATGTACACTGTGAGGGCATACAGAACGCCAGACGTGCGAACATTTCGACTCATTTTTAGGGATTTTACCTAGGACACTGGCGAGCCAGGGATCGGGGTCTTACTTTTTTACCAATTGGAGTGTGTTGATCATTATCACCTTTGACTGAAACAGATAGCATCGAAGGAACATAGGCTGGGAGAATTAAGTGTGGTTTCTACAATATCCTCACCAAATAGAACCCTAACAAGGGTAGGTGCCAGGGATttttttgtagtttgttttttggttgttttttattcTGAGGACACGAGGAGACCAAATTTTGgcttattcaagaaaaaaacatGACAGGACATTTTGTTGATTAGCCTAATTTGATATGTTCACACCTGAAGTCACAGTGAAGTTAGGGATGGTCAAAAATTAACGACAGGCACAACCAAGGGGTCAGCATGATCAAATACAGAAGGTTTTAGATGACATATCCAAAAGCTAGAGAAATTACCTACTTTTGCCAAAGATTGAAAAATCCTAATCACTGAATTGTCCAAGCCTGGGAGGTTCGAAACAAAGAGAaggcagaacaaaagaaaacaatcaatctGGTTACtagcaaattatttaaattgctttctaaattttacttttcaaagccACTactgcagcaatcccactcaccTTAATTTCTTTCCCGTGGCTTTTTTCTGGGGGTTTGCTTGCCCACTCGGGAAAGTCAGCGTCAGGGTTGGAACCACTGCGGTATTCCTCCCGCAACGTGCTTTCTCCCTTTTTCGGTGCATTCCTCATAAGGTCCCAACCCGCGAAGATGGAGCTGGTCTTCAGGATGTTTATCCTCCATGATTTCAGTCTAGATGTTCATTGTCTCCTTTAAGAGCTTCCTAAATGGGTTTTGCTATGAGTCCAAAGTTGGGGACCCAAATACGGCAGAACCCAGCCATTCCCAGAAATTCCTGCAATTATCTCTTGGTGGGAGCTGCAGCCCTAGCTAGAGCTTCCCTTCCATTAGAGGGCAAGTCTCTGTCCTTGTGAGAGTTCAAAACCCAAATATTTAACAGAGGGATTGAGAACTCTGTGCTTTTTCTTGGATACCTGATAGACCTGTTCAACCAAAAAGGTTGAAATCAAAAccatattctgaaaaaaaaacccaaaaaaacaaccATATTCTGGTCTCAGGTGTCCTTTGTTTTACTGGTAACCAGCATCAACTACGTCCTGGAGCAGGGCTCCCTCATTTAGTTGCGGGTCCCTCAAATCTTTTGCCAGGATTTCTCCAAACATCGCGGGTAGAGTTTTAAATCCCTGAGGAAGTACTGTCCAGCAGTACTGTTGTTTAATTCTTAGTACCTAGATCTTCCCATTTGAAAGCAAATAACTCTTGGGATTTAAAACAAGGATATGCAAGAAAAGGCATCTTTCAACTCTAATACAGTAAACCAACAATGTCTGGACAGATTAGTGAGCAGAGAATATGGGTTAGGGACTACTGGAGTAGTCTCTTTTACAATCTAATTGTTCTTAAATCGTGTACAAGCTGACCTCAGGTGGTATCCTAAGCTGTATAGGCCTAGCTCCTTGCTATTCCCAGCCTCCCGTCTGCCCAGGTCTTCGGATTCCTCTTTGCAAATCTCTTCTGGAACAGTTGCAGGCTGTTCTTTTGGGGATTGGAGTAATAAAGCCTGCAATGCGCAAGCCTGCTCTGGTGGTACTTTAATGTCTGTCCACTCAGGGGCAAAGGTAACCCTGATATTTAGTTAGTAAATCTCGTCTCAGAAGGGGAATGGGGCATTCAGGCACGTATACGAAGGTATGCTTCAGATGCGTTTTCCCCAACTGACAGTTTAGCAGCtggaaaaaaaaggcattttcaaGGTTTCTTTGGACACCCCAGTTACtaacatagttttagaaggaaGCTTAGAAAGCCAGGTATTTAAAACTGAGTAAATGGCCCAATATCAATCAAAATCCAAGTTAATTTCCCACGGTCATAGTCATCCAGGGCTCCGCTTGGGAAATGATGGACTTCACAAGATTTAAAGGAACCCCTAGGGCCTGGCATTCTTGGTCACTGTCATTCTCAGCTCGGGCATCCGATGTGCCAGCTGTTTACCTTCAAGAGGCTTACTTAGGATGGGACCCTCTTTTCCAGCGTCCCTCCTGTTTGCAATATGCACACTGGCAGGGTCCAGCTATTGGGGGCCCGTTTGAGCGGAAGCTTTTGCCGAGTCCCTTGTGAGAGTCCTTGATTCCATCCAGCTCTTCCCGGTGTTAAGGTAGCCGCCCGCAGAGCAGGCTCTTTCATTCTccattgttcccttttctcctgaacCTGGTCTCTGCCATTAGAAACGTTAAAGGCAGTTTCAACAAGTCAAGACATAGGTATTCCTAAAGGCCCTTCCATCTTTGGCAGTTTCTTCTGTACACTGGGTGCGCTCTGACCAAAACTGGTCACTCTGACTTTTATAAGTTCTCTTTGTACGTTGCCTATAGGCTTTAAAGACCCTTTCTGGAAATTCTGAAGGATCCTCATTTGGTCTGTTTTACCTCCTGTACTTTATTAAGGCTTGTTTTGGCATCCCTCTTTGCAATCCTGCAAGAACGCAATCTCAGTAAAGTTCGGGCCTGTCTCCAGCGTTCACATCCCATCAGGATCTGCTTTTGGTGTAGCCCTGCATGCAGCAGCCCTCACCGGGTTGCCAGGGGTTTCTGCATGAAGCAGATCTGCCTCGTCTCGAGCTTTATCCAGCACCATCCTATGCTCTTCTGAAGTGAGGAGGgtgtttaataaattttgaaCATCTGCCCAGGTTAGGTTGTaggttgcaaaaaaaaaaaaaaaaaaaaaccaaaaatcaatgAAGGTTTTCCATTCTCGAGTCATCTGTATAAGTTGGCATATTATTCTTCCAATTAAATAAATCCAAAGCGGACAGGGAAGTGGACCCAGATCCATCCCATCAGCTGCCCAGTCTCAGCATTCACAGCCCCCGTGGGGACTTGCCTTAAGGGATATTGCCCTATCCGCACTTGGGTAGCACCCTGGCCAAGCTGCACACCCTGGCAGGTAATGAGAGGGGAGGCCATTCCTGTTTCTCAACCCTCAGAGACTGGGGTGGAGGGCACAGGGGCCCGAGAGCCTGAGGCTCAAATACTGACAGTGAAGGAGCGGCAGCAGCACCCTGTAAGGGTGGAGGGGAGCGTCCGAGCGGCCACTCAGCCCGCAAATCACCCTCCTTCTCATTAGAATCCAGCAAAACAGGTGTCTGTGCCTTTCCTTCCTGTTGGACCATTACCTTACATCTACTCTACACAGGTTTATTCTGATACAAGAACGTAAGAGACTGTACATAAGGTATTTCATCCcgtttttattcctgtttacAAAATAAATCTACTTGCAAAGTTTTATTGTAATTTAAGGATCCATTTTCAGGCCATTGTGCTCCAGAGTCTAGAGAATATTATGGTCACTTAGTGTTACAAAAAAtaaccatcttttatttttccatggaTTCATAACAGAAAGTCTCCCAATTTTGGAGAACGTGGCCTAGAGGGCTGCAAGAGGGAACTGAATTAACATTGCCCATTTTGAAGGAGCTTTGTTCCCAGGTGGGTGCAGCAACAAAATCTTAGGGTCCTTGCTACAGTCGCCAAGAAGCTCAACCTCCGGTAGCCAATTCCTAACAATTAAGACAATCAGACATAGACAGACatggacaaacaaaacaaaaacaaaaccaaaatccagAGCCCTGGGCCGTAAACTCAGGTACAGAGTACCTCAGCAGCAGTAACCTTTTATATTGTCTGCCAAAATCCCATCAGGTGGGCCTCTAACCCATGATCCTTCAGGGTTCCAAAGACAATCTAGGCACAAGTGCATTTCTTTAACGAGGTTTCCCCTAAAAACATGTTCCAAATCCAAAAGCCCCAAACCCCAAAAATGTTACTGAAAGACGGGTCTAGCTGCTCGCCACTCAAAAACCAATATTCAAGAGGCAAGGCTAGTGGAAAGTCTGCTTTATTTCTGAGGCCGGCAACGGGGAGAATGGCGGACTTACGTTCAGAGACTGATGCCTCACTGACAAATCAGAGggcaagcacttttttttttttgcacggttcgcgggcctctcactgttgtggcctctcccgttgcagagcacaggctccagacgcgcaggctcagcggccacggctcacaggcccagccgctccgtggcatgtgggatcttcccggaccggggcacgaacccgtgtcctctgcattggcaggcggactctcaaccactgtgcccccagggaagccctgggcaggcacttttaaaggggagtttcaggggtgtTTAGGCgaagggagggggctacatgcagaaacagcccAGTCAGCTCCGACAGTCACCTTGAAATTGGTCACGTGGTGGTCTGGTCAGCGCCATCTTcattgttttaggtacagttagtcttcagttccaggatcggtttgttctcatttctttgaaGCCAGTTCTCATaactgtggcagcttatgtcatggctacacagcctggtcatcatgtagttaatttctttcacccagtgggggtttcagtatctataaaacagctcaaaggatacagcccagaatattatctatagccctatGAGGAGGGACTAATGGTCCCCGACTTCATTcactgactaaactattattacttggtcttgttttcctttgcttctgtactttctcacttctctgaatttattctttgactaaagtttttctacagacagaAGACAGGCAGAGGGCATGGAGGGGAAgcaccatagggtcctgctccatttcctcTCCTTGCCTACAAGACGAAACTAAGCACGGAAGGTCAGCAGTGCCTCCCTGAAAACCCAGGGTCAGTCTGGGAACGGACACGCCAGGGAGCTGCTTGGGCTGGCCCACCGGTCCTCAGTGCCTGCAAGGGGCCGACGAGCCGTGGGCCAAAGGTTCGCCTGGACTCACCTCTTGGCTGGCTCACCACGTGTTACCGAACCAGATCTGTCTTGCCAGACGCACGGCAAGCCAAACGCGGAGACACCGAGGTTTGCAGCAAAAAGAGGCAGCCAAACCGGAAGACGAGAGAACAAATCTCAACCCAGCCTCCAGCAAGCAGGCAGCTCGGGGTATTTATGGGATAAGGAATAAAAAACAGCAGGGCGGTCCGAGGCACAGGGAGCGTGCGGGGCGTGGCGAAAGGTGATTGGGAAAAGATGTGGGAATTGGCGGGTAATCTTCTCTCTGCGCAGGTGTAACTAAGATGCAGGCCTCTGCACGTTCAAAACATCATGAAGCAATGGATGCCTGTGGATGCCCAGCTGGAGAGTCGACGGTCCTATCtagtcttaaccagctcagctcaAACTAGATGCCACTGGCTCCAAGTTCCCAGAAAACAACTcaggcaaacatcttattgtttatgCAAGTGCAGCTTGGAGGACACATGAGTCTTAAAACGACtttgattagtgaaggcaggtgaaGTGGATTTAACCCAGTTTCAAAACCTTCAAAAATCActccaaagaggaaaataatatttgacaGTCAAGTACATTTGTATACACTGCATTCTAACTTTTACTCCTCACTAGTCTCTCAAAGTGCTGTTGCTGGCTAAACAACACAGtaatagatgagaaaataaaggtgTTTTACCGAGTCCCAGATCATGTGGATTTACTTCTGTGAGTGTGTGAGGTAGGTGTctaccattttttcccccaactggTTAGTAAGAGAGAACTTACAGTATAATGGTAGTAGAGTGAAGTGTTCGTGTAAATCCTCCCACAGATAGCAGTGATTAAATCAGGACCAAACATAAAGAACAACTTTCTAAAGGCactgggagggacttccctgatggcacagtggttaaga
This genomic window from Phocoena sinus isolate mPhoSin1 chromosome 21, mPhoSin1.pri, whole genome shotgun sequence contains:
- the LRP2BP gene encoding LRP2-binding protein; amino-acid sequence: MKLTSEKLPKNPFYTSLSHYAANNQKLFQWRKEKTDHYSHAGLVEKALHLLKERIRRGDTLAYFLLGQLYFEEGWYEEALEQFEEIKEKDHQATYQLGVMYYDGLGMTADAEKGVEYMKKIVDSSCPKARHLQFAAAYNLGRAYYEGKGVKQSDEEAERLWLFAADNGNPKASVKAQSILGLYYSTKEPRELEKAFYWHSEACGNGNLESQGALGLMYFYGQGIHQDTEAALHCLREAAERGNVYAQGNLVEYYYKMKFFTKCAAFSKRIADYDEIYDIPTIAQVTDCLPEFISRGMAMASFYHARCLQLGLGITKDEATAKHYYSKACRLNPSLADELHTLLIRQRI